A genomic window from Methanobacterium sp. Maddingley MBC34 includes:
- a CDS encoding cobalamin biosynthesis protein CbiD (PFAM: CbiD~TIGRFAM: cobalamin biosynthesis protein CbiD), translating into MEKNHSPQKYQNIPKPNSKPGRENQSSPPSVSFPVDSDSYGITTGSAATAAALAAVLSIKGKVSSVTIKTPLGCMDISVKTSQKIDDYSGHASVVKMPYHDPDVTINLEVQAEVHLQDKPGIIITGGEGVGRVTKPGLQLLVGEVAINPVPREMIKSNLEDVLPPGKGAEVKIIIPDGRKIAHRTMNPRLGIMDGISILGTTGIARSMNSESFEKAKKCQLDVALAEGYHQLVFVPGNIGEKLALQLLDVEEDQIIQMGNLVGYMLDEAKKSKISSLILLGHAGKLVKIAGGIFQTEHRLADGRREIITAHTGLVGGDRKTMEEVYRSNTTEDMMEILEREGLLEKVFNSIALAIQERCQERFDLKPEVLILKMDGTLLNSNHSVELKHS; encoded by the coding sequence ATGGAAAAAAATCATTCCCCTCAAAAATACCAGAATATCCCCAAACCCAATTCTAAACCTGGTAGGGAGAATCAATCCTCCCCTCCATCTGTTTCTTTTCCAGTTGACAGTGACAGTTATGGAATCACCACTGGAAGTGCAGCCACTGCAGCAGCTTTAGCCGCAGTCTTATCAATAAAAGGAAAGGTTTCCTCAGTCACTATCAAAACACCACTGGGATGTATGGATATTTCTGTTAAAACATCCCAAAAAATTGATGATTATTCTGGACATGCTTCAGTGGTGAAAATGCCCTATCATGACCCTGATGTTACCATCAACCTGGAAGTACAGGCAGAAGTCCATCTTCAAGATAAACCAGGCATCATAATTACCGGGGGAGAAGGAGTGGGTCGGGTAACCAAACCCGGATTACAATTACTTGTGGGGGAAGTGGCCATAAACCCAGTTCCCAGGGAGATGATCAAGTCCAACCTGGAGGATGTACTGCCACCAGGTAAGGGTGCAGAAGTCAAAATTATCATACCGGATGGTAGAAAAATTGCCCATAGGACCATGAATCCCCGTCTGGGTATTATGGATGGTATTTCAATACTGGGAACCACTGGCATTGCCCGTTCCATGAATTCAGAGAGTTTCGAAAAGGCCAAAAAATGTCAGCTGGATGTGGCACTGGCTGAAGGATACCACCAACTGGTTTTCGTACCGGGTAATATTGGAGAAAAACTGGCCCTGCAGTTACTGGATGTGGAAGAGGACCAGATCATCCAGATGGGTAACCTGGTGGGTTACATGCTGGATGAGGCCAAAAAAAGTAAGATATCTAGTTTAATTCTTTTAGGGCATGCTGGTAAACTGGTTAAAATAGCCGGGGGCATCTTTCAAACGGAACATCGCCTGGCAGATGGTCGTCGGGAGATCATCACCGCCCATACTGGACTGGTGGGTGGAGATAGGAAGACCATGGAAGAAGTTTACAGATCCAACACCACCGAGGATATGATGGAAATCCTGGAAAGAGAAGGACTACTTGAAAAAGTTTTCAACTCCATAGCCCTCGCCATTCAAGAACGCTGCCAGGAAAGGTTCGATTTAAAGCCAGAAGTGCTTATTTTAAAGATGGATGGTACTTTACTCAACAGTAACCACAGTGTTGAACTAAAACATTCTTAG
- a CDS encoding small redox-active disulfide protein 1 (PFAM: Glutaredoxin~TIGRFAM: small redox-active disulfide protein 1) translates to MVVKVEVFTSPSCPYCPMAIEVVNEVEKDMPGTLEVEKIDITVDRDKAIEYGLMAVPAIALNGVVRFVGAPAKEELLKAIEEEKTGK, encoded by the coding sequence ATGGTTGTTAAAGTAGAAGTATTCACATCTCCTTCCTGTCCCTACTGTCCCATGGCTATTGAAGTTGTAAACGAAGTCGAAAAAGACATGCCTGGCACCCTTGAAGTTGAAAAAATCGACATCACGGTTGACCGTGATAAAGCGATTGAATACGGTCTCATGGCAGTGCCTGCCATTGCCTTAAACGGAGTCGTGCGTTTTGTAGGCGCTCCAGCCAAGGAAGAACTGTTAAAGGCCATAGAAGAAGAAAAAACCGGGAAATAA
- a CDS encoding molybdenum cofactor biosynthesis protein MoaC (PFAM: MoaC family~TIGRFAM: molybdenum cofactor biosynthesis protein MoaC) yields the protein MDEKEFTHLTKSGVHMVEVGDKPVIKRTALAKGKIILNNETIQLIEKGELKKGNVLTTTQIAAIQAVKSTPQMIPLCHPIPIGGVEVEFEVNPESIEITVEVTSTGKTGVEMEAITGVSVGLLTIWDMVKSVEKDENGQYPSTRITNIEVIRKEKIELN from the coding sequence ATGGATGAGAAGGAATTCACGCATCTTACCAAGAGTGGGGTGCACATGGTGGAAGTAGGGGATAAACCAGTCATCAAACGAACCGCCCTTGCCAAGGGAAAAATAATATTAAACAATGAAACCATCCAACTCATTGAAAAAGGAGAACTTAAAAAGGGTAACGTACTCACCACCACCCAGATAGCAGCCATTCAGGCAGTTAAATCCACCCCTCAGATGATACCACTCTGCCATCCCATACCCATTGGAGGAGTGGAAGTGGAATTTGAAGTGAACCCAGAATCTATTGAGATTACTGTGGAAGTAACCAGCACCGGAAAAACAGGAGTGGAGATGGAAGCCATCACTGGAGTTAGTGTGGGTCTTTTGACCATATGGGACATGGTTAAAAGTGTGGAAAAGGATGAAAACGGACAGTACCCCTCCACTCGTATCACTAATATTGAAGTTATCAGGAAAGAAAAAATTGAATTAAACTAG
- a CDS encoding aspartate kinase (PFAM: ACT domain; Amino acid kinase family~TIGRFAM: aspartate kinase, monofunctional class; aspartate kinase) produces MGIVVAKFGGTSIGDGKRIKKAARAVVKEYMQGKKVVVVVSAINKTTDNILEIVNKSIGDAITEKQMADIVSMGEITSVRVFSSTIESLGVKSEYIDPHMELWPVITDSNYLNAKIDFAETEIRSREILKLLDQGVIPVLCGFLGKDREGNITTLGRGGSDITAFLMGHCLHAEEVIIVTDVGGVMSTDPNKLQSAKKLDKISVEEMRDLATHGAQVLHPHALRYKDPKINAKIIGFEHGDLSAPGTEIMGPSKDKMLRSTTLNNEPISVIAVVGEEILTKVGILAELTKTLQDNNINIYGISTGQNSITLFIDKSMADAAHEILHEVVVKSPDMSSLSLGREIAMITVNSQDFIDTPGIITKITAPLRQNKINIVEISSSQTSVVIFVDWNDGKRAYEMVRRVLE; encoded by the coding sequence ATGGGAATAGTAGTGGCCAAGTTTGGAGGAACATCCATCGGAGATGGAAAAAGGATCAAAAAAGCAGCCCGAGCAGTGGTTAAGGAATACATGCAGGGCAAAAAGGTGGTGGTGGTGGTTTCAGCCATCAACAAGACCACCGATAACATCCTGGAAATTGTAAACAAATCTATAGGAGATGCCATAACCGAGAAACAGATGGCAGATATAGTCTCCATGGGAGAAATCACCAGTGTAAGGGTTTTTTCATCCACCATAGAATCCCTGGGTGTCAAATCAGAATACATAGATCCTCATATGGAACTTTGGCCAGTTATAACTGACAGCAACTATTTAAATGCTAAAATTGACTTTGCAGAAACCGAGATCAGATCAAGAGAGATCCTGAAACTCTTAGATCAGGGAGTGATCCCTGTACTCTGCGGTTTCCTGGGAAAAGACAGAGAAGGCAACATCACCACCCTAGGAAGGGGTGGAAGTGACATAACCGCTTTCCTGATGGGTCACTGCCTCCATGCAGAAGAGGTGATCATTGTCACCGACGTGGGAGGAGTGATGTCCACTGATCCCAATAAACTACAGTCCGCCAAGAAACTGGACAAGATCAGTGTGGAGGAAATGAGGGATCTGGCAACACACGGAGCCCAGGTACTGCATCCTCATGCGCTGCGCTACAAAGACCCCAAAATTAATGCCAAAATCATAGGATTTGAACACGGTGATCTTTCAGCACCCGGAACAGAGATAATGGGTCCATCTAAAGATAAAATGCTAAGATCAACCACTCTCAACAATGAACCCATTTCAGTCATTGCAGTGGTTGGTGAAGAGATCCTGACCAAAGTGGGAATTCTAGCTGAACTCACCAAAACCCTGCAGGATAATAATATTAATATTTACGGTATTTCTACCGGTCAAAACTCAATAACCCTTTTCATTGATAAATCAATGGCTGATGCTGCCCATGAAATCCTTCATGAGGTGGTGGTAAAAAGTCCGGATATGAGTTCCCTGTCACTGGGTCGGGAGATCGCCATGATCACCGTCAACAGCCAGGACTTCATTGACACACCGGGTATTATTACTAAAATCACTGCACCACTACGTCAGAATAAAATAAACATAGTGGAAATTTCATCAAGTCAGACTTCAGTGGTTATATTTGTGGACTGGAATGATGGTAAGAGAGCTTATGAAATGGTAAGGAGAGTCTTGGAATGA
- a CDS encoding chorismate mutase (PFAM: Chorismate mutase type II): MDRAEALQLLESSRKKIDILDEEIIKLIKERTSLATDIYHAKIVLGMKIHDPEREEFIHHKIREIAKEQEIDKDSLTQITMILTDLSKKEQQKIQGGKKHG, from the coding sequence ATGGATAGGGCAGAAGCGTTACAACTACTTGAAAGCTCTCGGAAAAAAATAGACATACTGGATGAGGAAATAATAAAGCTCATAAAAGAGCGAACTTCCCTGGCAACTGATATTTACCATGCCAAGATAGTTCTGGGAATGAAAATTCATGATCCAGAAAGGGAAGAATTTATCCACCATAAGATCCGAGAAATAGCTAAAGAGCAGGAAATTGATAAAGACAGTCTCACCCAGATCACTATGATACTGACGGATTTGAGCAAAAAAGAACAACAGAAAATTCAAGGAGGTAAAAAGCATGGGTAA
- a CDS encoding ribosomal protein S17E (PFAM: Ribosomal S17) has product MGNIRTSFVKRTSKELIETYPGKFTTDFDENKKLVQEFSTVSTKHLRNKIAGYVTRLVRNNYF; this is encoded by the coding sequence ATGGGTAACATTAGAACATCATTCGTTAAAAGAACATCCAAAGAGCTGATTGAAACTTATCCCGGTAAATTCACCACAGATTTCGATGAAAATAAGAAGTTAGTGCAGGAATTCTCCACTGTAAGTACCAAACATCTGCGAAACAAAATCGCAGGTTACGTAACTCGATTAGTTAGAAATAATTACTTCTAA
- a CDS encoding shikimate kinase (PFAM: GHMP kinases N terminal domain~TIGRFAM: shikimate kinase): MKAIVRSPGSATVINAISTGCGSAFGIKLYVTAEASLKSSKRIFKADRDVDTTLMEICVDKVLEKFNIETGIYIKTSSTLPVASGLSSSSATSNAVVLATYQAMVNDGLIPPDSLNDSEIINLAIDASLEAGVTITGAFDDASASFLGGLTITHNPRREIFHQSSMEEQNILIYMPNRKSPTAQSDVGRMKLLAPWVKLAFQEALKGNIYEALTLNGMLYSAALGFDAGIALDALNSGALAAGLSGTGPSFVAIVPEKNIGSVQEAWNSYPGKVILTQVDNVGTKVVDHG; the protein is encoded by the coding sequence TTGAAAGCAATTGTCCGATCCCCAGGGTCAGCTACGGTAATTAATGCCATATCCACGGGTTGCGGTTCTGCGTTTGGTATAAAGCTTTATGTAACTGCAGAAGCCAGTTTAAAATCATCAAAAAGAATATTTAAAGCAGATAGGGATGTTGACACCACACTCATGGAGATCTGTGTTGACAAAGTGCTGGAAAAATTCAATATAGAAACAGGGATTTATATAAAGACCAGTTCCACTTTACCAGTGGCTTCTGGACTTTCCAGTAGTAGTGCCACCTCCAATGCAGTGGTGCTGGCTACATACCAGGCTATGGTGAATGATGGCTTAATTCCTCCAGATAGCTTAAATGATTCAGAAATAATTAACCTGGCCATTGATGCTTCCCTGGAGGCCGGTGTTACCATTACCGGTGCATTTGATGATGCAAGTGCTTCTTTCCTTGGGGGTCTCACCATCACCCACAATCCACGGAGGGAGATCTTCCACCAGAGTTCCATGGAGGAGCAAAATATATTAATATATATGCCCAATAGAAAGTCACCTACTGCCCAATCTGATGTAGGTAGAATGAAACTTCTAGCTCCCTGGGTAAAACTCGCATTTCAAGAAGCACTGAAGGGGAACATTTATGAAGCCCTAACCTTAAACGGAATGTTGTACAGTGCTGCTTTAGGTTTTGATGCTGGAATTGCACTGGATGCGTTAAATTCTGGTGCACTGGCTGCGGGTCTTTCAGGAACTGGTCCTTCATTTGTGGCCATTGTTCCAGAGAAAAATATAGGCTCTGTTCAGGAAGCATGGAATTCGTATCCTGGAAAAGTCATTTTAACTCAAGTGGATAATGTGGGAACCAAGGTGGTTGACCATGGATAG
- a CDS encoding dihydrodipicolinate synthase (PFAM: Dihydrodipicolinate synthetase family~TIGRFAM: dihydrodipicolinate synthase) has translation MKLEGTTVAMVTPFTREDTVDEEGMRENMNYLLERGVNGLLAAGTTGESATITHHEQKKMMEILVDEVKGKVAAVAGAGSNSSKEALDLVKYAEDIGADYALVITPYYNKPQQHGLYEHYKMLSESVNIPIIVYNVPSRTGTDIDVETIGRVAQLDNIVAIKEANPDLDKVSQTIHKLKSLDVDDFLVLSGNDNLTLPMISQGCKGVISVVGNVDPARMSEMVKKALEGDFKGAQDLHYELYDLMKVLFVESNPVPAKEALNMMGRPAGHVRMPLAPLKEESLEKLRKVLLDLQLI, from the coding sequence ATGAAATTGGAAGGTACCACAGTTGCTATGGTAACCCCCTTCACCCGTGAAGACACGGTAGATGAAGAGGGAATGAGGGAGAACATGAATTATCTCCTAGAACGAGGTGTAAATGGCCTACTGGCCGCCGGAACCACCGGTGAGTCTGCCACCATAACCCACCATGAACAGAAGAAGATGATGGAGATTCTGGTGGATGAGGTGAAGGGCAAGGTGGCTGCAGTGGCCGGAGCAGGTAGCAACTCATCCAAAGAAGCTCTGGACCTGGTTAAATACGCGGAAGATATTGGTGCAGATTACGCACTGGTGATAACGCCTTACTATAACAAACCCCAACAACATGGGCTTTATGAGCACTATAAAATGTTATCAGAGTCTGTGAACATTCCCATCATCGTTTACAATGTTCCCTCCCGTACCGGGACAGATATTGATGTGGAAACCATTGGACGTGTAGCCCAGCTGGATAATATAGTGGCTATCAAGGAAGCCAACCCTGATCTGGACAAAGTTTCCCAGACCATCCATAAACTTAAAAGCCTGGATGTGGATGATTTCTTGGTCCTATCTGGAAACGACAACCTCACTTTACCCATGATATCCCAGGGATGTAAAGGAGTTATCAGTGTGGTGGGTAATGTTGACCCTGCACGCATGAGTGAAATGGTGAAAAAAGCCCTGGAAGGAGACTTCAAAGGAGCTCAGGATCTTCATTACGAGTTATACGATCTGATGAAGGTTCTCTTTGTGGAATCCAATCCAGTGCCAGCCAAGGAAGCACTTAACATGATGGGCAGACCTGCTGGTCATGTGCGCATGCCTCTGGCCCCATTAAAAGAGGAAAGCCTGGAAAAACTCAGGAAGGTACTCCTGGACCTGCAGTTAATCTAA
- a CDS encoding glycosyltransferase (PFAM: Glycosyl transferases group 1) — protein MKKYGEIMRVCLLGQYPPHIGGVSSHTYLLSMELVKRGDEVYVLTYPHPDVKDIDGVKVETAFAPNIKGLRGLFFFISSFFKLISIVRRFNIGLIHAHFLLPPGLIGVCVGSLLGKKTAVTAHGSDLMIQAKNPILRRLIKFVLKRADYVLVVNQTLKDKVLELGINQDKVYITPNAVDVEKFNPQKRELPSDMKMSADKPVLLFVGNLVFQKGVKYLLEAKKLMKNDAELLVVGDGPLRQELVMKVKDDGIPDVVFVGARRDVDQIMPSADVFVLPSISEGFPITILEAMASGLPVVATNVGGISEVMNEKVGIMLNPSSPMELARALDKILENKTLMTDMGVAAREQALKYSAVKIPY, from the coding sequence ATGAAAAAATATGGTGAAATCATGCGCGTGTGTTTATTAGGACAATACCCCCCTCACATTGGAGGTGTTTCATCCCATACTTACCTCCTCTCTATGGAACTTGTAAAAAGAGGAGATGAAGTTTACGTGTTAACCTATCCCCACCCCGATGTTAAAGATATTGATGGGGTGAAGGTGGAAACTGCATTCGCACCCAATATCAAGGGATTAAGGGGTTTATTTTTCTTCATATCCTCATTTTTCAAATTAATAAGTATTGTGCGCCGTTTCAATATTGGACTGATCCACGCTCACTTCCTTCTCCCACCAGGACTCATTGGGGTATGTGTGGGGTCACTTCTTGGGAAAAAAACTGCAGTAACTGCCCATGGCTCTGACCTTATGATACAGGCTAAAAATCCGATTCTCAGGAGGTTGATTAAGTTTGTTCTTAAAAGGGCTGACTACGTGCTGGTGGTGAACCAGACCCTTAAGGATAAGGTGTTGGAGTTGGGCATAAATCAAGATAAGGTTTATATAACCCCTAATGCCGTGGATGTGGAAAAATTCAACCCTCAAAAGAGGGAACTTCCCTCTGATATGAAGATGAGTGCTGATAAGCCTGTGCTGCTTTTTGTGGGTAACCTGGTGTTCCAAAAGGGAGTTAAATATCTTCTGGAAGCTAAAAAGTTAATGAAAAATGATGCAGAACTTTTGGTTGTGGGTGACGGTCCGCTGCGCCAGGAACTGGTGATGAAAGTTAAGGATGATGGGATCCCTGATGTGGTTTTTGTTGGTGCCCGGCGCGATGTGGATCAGATCATGCCTTCGGCTGATGTTTTTGTTCTGCCCAGTATATCCGAAGGATTTCCAATTACTATCTTAGAAGCCATGGCCAGTGGCCTGCCAGTGGTGGCCACCAATGTGGGGGGTATCAGTGAAGTGATGAATGAAAAGGTGGGGATAATGCTTAACCCTTCCAGTCCCATGGAACTGGCCAGAGCCCTGGATAAAATCCTGGAAAATAAAACGTTAATGACTGATATGGGTGTTGCTGCCAGGGAACAGGCCCTGAAATACAGTGCAGTGAAAATACCCTACTGA
- a CDS encoding dihydrodipicolinate reductase (PFAM: Dihydrodipicolinate reductase, N-terminus; Dihydrodipicolinate reductase, C-terminus~TIGRFAM: dihydrodipicolinate reductase), whose product MINVAVTGAGGRMGSMIINSILEQDDMQVVAAIEAPNTPLEGRDVGEVMGIGPINVPIVGAEKLRATLDEKKPDVLVDFTIAVAAVGTIKTTAESGVNLVVGTTGFTEEQMKSNQSAIENNSVRAVISPNMAVGVNVFFKVVEELASILTDYDVEIIEAHHKHKKDAPSGTAVKAAELIAGALNRNLDEVGVYGREGMVGERTPEEIGIHAVRGGDIVGDHTVLFAGDGERLEITHRAGTRQAFVNGVIKAIRYVVTAEKGKISNMDDVLGL is encoded by the coding sequence ATGATAAATGTGGCAGTAACCGGTGCAGGTGGAAGAATGGGATCCATGATCATCAACAGCATCCTGGAGCAGGATGACATGCAGGTGGTGGCAGCCATAGAAGCCCCTAACACACCCCTGGAGGGGCGTGATGTAGGGGAAGTTATGGGAATCGGACCAATTAACGTACCTATAGTGGGTGCAGAAAAGCTTAGAGCAACACTGGATGAAAAAAAACCCGATGTACTGGTGGATTTCACCATTGCCGTGGCAGCAGTAGGCACCATAAAAACCACTGCAGAATCCGGTGTTAATCTGGTGGTGGGAACAACTGGTTTTACCGAAGAACAGATGAAATCTAACCAGTCTGCCATAGAAAATAATTCTGTAAGGGCGGTTATATCCCCAAACATGGCTGTGGGAGTGAATGTCTTTTTTAAGGTGGTGGAAGAGCTGGCATCCATTCTTACAGATTACGATGTGGAGATCATTGAAGCACACCACAAGCACAAAAAGGACGCACCATCGGGGACTGCAGTAAAGGCTGCCGAACTCATAGCAGGAGCCCTAAACCGCAATCTGGATGAAGTAGGTGTCTACGGTAGGGAAGGGATGGTTGGTGAGCGAACACCTGAAGAAATTGGGATCCACGCAGTTCGTGGTGGAGACATTGTTGGAGACCACACAGTTCTATTTGCAGGGGATGGAGAACGCCTGGAAATAACACACCGTGCCGGTACCAGACAGGCATTTGTCAATGGTGTGATCAAGGCCATCCGTTACGTGGTGACAGCCGAAAAGGGTAAAATTAGTAATATGGATGATGTTCTGGGATTATAA